In Dama dama isolate Ldn47 chromosome 9, ASM3311817v1, whole genome shotgun sequence, the following proteins share a genomic window:
- the LOC133062832 gene encoding olfactory receptor 14A16-like, whose translation MDNFTSRSTFFLMGFSDIREIQIFHAVLFLLIYLAALLGNLLIITLTTKDHCLHTPMYFFLKNLSFLDVGLISIPVPKSIMNSLTNDNTISFLGCVSQVFFFFLLATTEVVLLTVMSYDRYIAICHPLRYDIIMSHGACVQMVAFSWLSGSLNAILHTAFTFSTPMCGSPEVHQFFCDVPQLLSLACSFNTGELVVIGLSLVLDFGCFVFIDISYIHIFSTVRRIPSRQGRSKAFSTCLPHLLVVTLFLSSGYFAYLRPLPKSPSLLDLLISVFYTMVPPTMNPLIYSLRNKDMKMALRKLKITGYFQSN comes from the coding sequence ATGGACAACTTTACCTCTAGGAGCACATTTTTTCTTATGGGATTCAGTGATATTCGGGAGATCCAGATCTTTCATGCTGTGCTCTTTTTGCTAATTTACCTGGCAGCCCTGCTTGGGAATCTTCTTATCATCACACTTACCACCAAGGATCATTGCCTCCACACGCCAATGTACTTCTTCCTGAAGAACTTATCCTTTCTGGATGTTGGCCTCATTTCCATCCCTGTCCCCAAATCCATCATGAACTCTCTGACTAATgacaacaccatttcattccttGGATGTGTTTCacaggtatttttctttttcctcttagcCACTACAGAAGTAGTGCTACTCACAGTCATGTCCTATGACCGCTATATTGCCATCTGCCACCCACTCAGGTATGACATTATCATGAGCCATGGAGCCTGTGTGCAGATGGTTGCCTTTTCATGGCTCAGTGGAAGTCTCAATGCAATTCTGCACACAGCTTTTACCTTTTCCACACCCATGTGTGGATCTCCTGAAGttcatcagttcttctgtgatGTCCCACAACTGCTCTCTCTGGCTTGTTCATTTAACACTGGGGAATTAGTAGTCATTGGGCTCAGCCTAGTGCTAGATTTTGGCTGTTTTGTGTTTATTGATATATCTTACATTCACATCTTCTCCACTGTGCGAAGGATACCCTCCAGACAAGGCAGATCCAAAGCTTTCTCCACATGCTTGCCACACCTCCTTGTTGTGACTTTGTTTCTCTCTTCTGGGTATTTTGCCTACTTACGCCCATTACCCAAATCTCCATCACTTTTGGATTTGTTAATTTCGGTATTCTATACTATGGTGCCACCCACCATGAACCCCCTCATCTACAGCCTGAGAAATAAGGATATGAAGATGGCACTAAGGAAACTGAAAATAACTGGATATTTTCAATCAAATTAG
- the LOC133062833 gene encoding olfactory receptor 14A16-like — MTEKLTNATIVTEFLLMGFTDDQVLQGLYVPFFFLSYLTALMGNLLIIILTTTDRRLQSPMYFFLKNLSLIDICYISVTVPKSIINSLTKSHSISFLGCASQIFLFIFLAGTEYALLIVMSYDRYVAICHPLYYETIMNRGTCLQMVTASWASGCVYGSIHVAGTFSVPFCGPYIVHQFFCDIPSVLTLACSGEQILEYAFVIASFTFAFVCFLFLIASYVYIFSTVLRIPSAQGRFKTFSTCIPHLTVVILFLFSGIANYLGTNSKSASSLNLFMSVLYSVLPPSLNPVIYSLRNKDMKAALGKILGGKLLLNI; from the coding sequence ATGACTGAGAAATTAACCAATGCTACCATCGTAACAGAATTTTTGCTCATGGGATTCACTGATGATCAGGTGCTACAAGGACTCtatgttccattcttcttcctgaGTTACCTGACAGCACTGATGGGGAACCTCCTCATTATTATTCTCACCACCACTGACCGGCGTCTCCAGTCGCCCATGTATTTCTTCCTAAAGAATTTGTCCTTGATTGATATCTGCTACATCTCTGTCACTGTGCCCAAATCCATCATAAACTCTCTGACCAAAAGCCATTCCATCTCTTTCCTTGGATGTGCCtcacaaatttttcttttcatttttttggctgGCACAGAGTATGCCCTCCTTATAGTGATGTCTTATGACCGCTATGTTGCCATCTGCCATCCTCTGTACTATGAGACAATCATGAATAGAGGCACCtgtctgcagatggtgacagcatcATGGGCTAGTGGGTGTGTCTATGGATCCATTCATGTTGCAGGTACATTCTCTGTACCTTTCTGTGGGCCTTACATAgtacatcagttcttctgtgacATTCCTTCAGTGCTCACACTTGCTTGTTCAGGAGAGCAAATTCTAGAATATGCATTTGTCATTGCTAgctttacttttgcttttgtatgCTTTCTTTTCCTGATTGCCTcttatgtttacattttttcaaCTGTCCTGAGGATTCCATCTGCACAAGGCAGGTTCAAAACTTTTTCTACCTGTATACCACACCTCACTGTAGTGatattgtttctcttttctggTATCGCCAATTATTTAGGGACTAATTCTAAGTCTGCATCATCACTGAATCTCTTCATGTCTGTATTATACTCTGTATTACCTCCCAGCCTGAACCCTGTCATCTATAGTCTGAGGAACAAGGATATGAAGGCAGCCTTAGGCAAAATACTGGGTGGTAAATTGTTGCTAAATATATAA